GGTGTCATTTGTGGTAAAAGTACCACTCGCCTCTAAGTCAGTACCAGAATAACTCCAGTTCCAAGTTAAAGCAGAGGCGGCTTGCATTGTCCCGAAAACTAATCCAGATGTTGCCGCAAGGGCTGTAGCAGATAGTAGCGCTAGATTTTTCACCGTCAAAACTCCTCTGTTATGTTTGATAATTAGTAAAAAATGTTCTACAAATGTTAGACATTTTGCTCTCGCTTGACAAAGCGCATCAGTGTTAACTATCTTCTCTTCTCAAAGAAAAATATACTTTGTTTGAGCGCTTAGACTGAATATTAATCAAAAGAAAAACCAGATTTTATAAATTTTTCAACAAGAACTTTGGTACAAGATTTTCTATTGTTAAATAAGGTACACGTCAAAAAGTTAGTACTATCGTGTATAAAAAATTAATTTATCCTACTGAGGCGGACTGCTACCGCCATTGCGATAAGCTTCGCTTAACGGCTTAAGCCCCTAACAGCCGCACCGGATAAATATTTATAGTAATAGTTAGTATCTATTACTATAATATGGTCATACAAGGACATAGGAGGCGGCTGACCATGGCAGGAAGTTACTCACTAGGGGAACATTTCGACAATTTCATCAAGGCCCAGGTTGCCTCTGGACGCTACAACAACGAGAGCGAAGTGATACGGGATGCCTTGAGACAGGCAGAACTACGAGAGATGAAATTAACGGTTCTGCGTGAGCACCTGACGAAGGCCATCGCCCAAGGGGGAAACTATACCGATGATGACATTGCCGCCATTCTGGCCGCAGATGTGTAACGGTAGAATCTATGTATGAATTACGTTACCTGGAGCAGGCTAAAACCGACCTTCTTCGCATAAAACGCTACATTGCCAAAGAAAGCGGCAGCAATGACGTGGCGCTTCAATACACCAAGAAACTACGGCAACAATGCCAGAAACTGGCCGAACTACCCGGCACGATGGGCAGGGCAAGACCCGAATTAATGGAAGGCGTGCGAAGCTTCCCGCATGGGAACTATGTCATTCTGTTCAGGTATATCGATTCCGTGCTGGAAATTATTTCGATTATTGAGGGACACAGGGATATAGAAGAACTATTCCGGCAATAACACTGGGGGCGTTTTCGGACGAAGGATTCATTTTTTTTATCTTAGGGCTTGCTGAATACAATTGGAGTCTAGGAAAAATAAGGGTTTCAAGCCTTTCTTTGCCAAACAAGTGCAAGTTTATAACATCTGTAGTCTCAAAAACCTTGCATTTTCGTCAGCGATAAGCGCTCTTTCAGCTTGCGCTTCGCGATCGCTGGGAAAATTGGGAAACTAAGGGATGAAACTACCATTTTGCTAGCTGTGTGGCTTCTAGAGTCGCTAGGCTCAACTTTTTCAGCAAGCCAAGTTCTGGATAAGTTTTGAGAATAGTTATTAATAGACTGCCCTGACCACCGCCAACATCCACCACTGTTTTAAATGGTGAAAAGTCATAACTTGACATAATCGCTTTTAAATGAGAATCAGTGAGATTAGACATTGCCCGGTCAAAAGTCTTACGATGTCGATCGCGGGCTTTATCAAACTACCAACACAAAACTGAGCTAATTCGGGAAAACGCCCGGACTCTCCTATCAAGACTCGATTAAACGCACGATACTCTTCATCGTCAAGCATCTCATTCAATGCTTTTAATGCCAATCGACGCAGGACTACTTTAGGATTCCCTTTGAGAGAAGCTGTCCCAAAAACTGAGTGAAATCGTTCTTGTGCTAGTTTTTCTATCAGCGTTTTAAATAATCCCTGTTTATCTTGAAAGTGACTGTAAACTGTTGCCTTGGAAACACCAGCGCATGATGCTACTTTATCCATACTAGTTCCTGCGTAACCATGGGATAAAAACTCCTGTATCGCACCTTGCAAAATCTGTTCAACCTTATCTGCTGAATTATCCCGTTCAACTGCAGTCATTCTTGCTTTTACCATTTTTTATAGTCCTGGCGTGGAAAAGGGAGTGGGGAGTAGGGAGTAGGGAGTGGGGGTAAGACATTTTCATTCCCTCGTTGTGGGCAATTTGCCGTGGGTGTCTGGCTTCTAATATCACTAAACTTAGTTTTTTGCAATATATCTTAAATAGTATTTTTAAACTGGCAATATGTGATACTAGTAATCTCATGGTGTTTTTTTGTTACCACTAAAAAGCAGAAAATGCTATCTTAAGATATAAGGTTTCTGCACTCGTTCCTGAATATCCTTTTGCTATAGTGTATTCAGCAAAAGCGGGTTCTGTTGAATGGCGTTGGAAAACAGCACAACCACCATCAGAGATTATACTTTTGTGAGTGTAAATACAAAC
This genomic interval from Scytonema hofmannii PCC 7110 contains the following:
- a CDS encoding type II toxin-antitoxin system ParD family antitoxin → MAGSYSLGEHFDNFIKAQVASGRYNNESEVIRDALRQAELREMKLTVLREHLTKAIAQGGNYTDDDIAAILAADV
- a CDS encoding type II toxin-antitoxin system RelE/ParE family toxin, with the translated sequence MYELRYLEQAKTDLLRIKRYIAKESGSNDVALQYTKKLRQQCQKLAELPGTMGRARPELMEGVRSFPHGNYVILFRYIDSVLEIISIIEGHRDIEELFRQ
- a CDS encoding methyltransferase — encoded protein: MSNLTDSHLKAIMSSYDFSPFKTVVDVGGGQGSLLITILKTYPELGLLKKLSLATLEATQLAKW